A genomic region of Penaeus vannamei isolate JL-2024 chromosome 42, ASM4276789v1, whole genome shotgun sequence contains the following coding sequences:
- the Hgsnat gene encoding heparan-alpha-glucosaminide N-acetyltransferase isoform X2, translating to MGSAFVEDPGVEDFLGFDLTALEVDEAYLSLTSDDPRALSLFTRNGDCYGCPLQRRDIKVTAEGANMTLPTAHAWTFVLSESTEEYLPEINGSVCAFTEANLGEFGVYELALENNKCTFSTLKDPVFEYGAMVIALAVYAGLAILCAIATQVYKRGVQSLFKSGVAEATSQVVLHMGESTESAAPSTPVKTAKKPRLKSLDTVRGISIVVMIFVNYGAGRYWFLEHATWNGLQVADLVFPWFLWIMGVCIPMGLQSALRRNTPKKKTLFRIVKRSLKLFLLGIILNSLGGWVYLDRYRIPGVLQRFAICYFVTAGVALALSPKEAPKYQSNVGIALSDILQLFPQWVVHILIVVCHTLITFFLPVPDCPTGYLGPGGVALLQDGEPSPQCIGGAAGEVDRWLLTASHIYQNPTAKGVYSSGAFDPEGVLGSLTSIFQVFLGVQAGMVLQCHKTHRGRMVRWLLWSAVLGAIGAGLCGASMNDGAIPVNKNLWSLSFVMVTSCFAFFLLAVCYLLVDVWGVWSGAPVFQAGMNSIFLYVGHNVAYNLFPWHYSIGHMNTHLELLAETLWGTTLWVLIGLYLHHKGKFYTV from the exons ATGGGTTCTGCCTTCGTTGAGGACCCCGGCGTGGAGGATTTCCTGGGCTTCGACCTGACCGCCCTCGAGGTCGACGAAGCCTACCTCAGCCTCACGTCAGACGACCCGAGGGCGCTGAGCCTCTTCACGCGCAACGGAGACTGCTACGGG TGCCCGCTACAAAGGCGCGACATAAAGGTGACAGCGGAAGGCGCGAACATGACGCTCCCCACTGCGCATGCGTGGACCTTCGTTCTGAGTGAATCAACTGAAGAATATTTACCAGAAATAAA CGGAAGTGTTTGTGCGTttacggaagctaatcttggcgaGTTTGGTGTTTATGAACTTGCTCTCGAAAATAACAAGTGTACCTTCTCCACGCTCAAGGACCCGGTGTTTGAATATGGAG CCATGGTGATAGCCCTAGCAGTGTACGCGGGCCTGGCCATCCTCTGCGCCATCGCTACACAGGTGTACAAAAGGGGCGTTCAGTCTTTGTTCAAATCGGGGGTGGCGGAGGCGACCAGCCAG GTGGTGCTACATATGGGCGAGTCAACCGAGAGCGCAGCGCCGTCAACGCCAGTCAAGACCGCGAAGAAACCGAGACTCAAGTCACTTGATACCGTGAGAGG gatTAGCATCGTGGTTATGATTTTCGTGAACTACGGCGCCGGCAGATACTGGTTCCTGGAGCACGCCACGTGGAACGGCCTGCAGGTGGCGGACCTCGTGTTTCCTTG GTTCCTCTGGATCATGGGCGTGTGCATTCCCATGGGCCTCCAGTCAGCCCTCCGCCGGAACACGCCCAAGAAAAAGACCCTCTTCAGAATCGTcaag CGCTCCCTGAAGCTGTTCCTCCTGGGCATCATCCTCAACTCCCTGGGCGGGTGGGTGTACCTCGACCGCTACCGCATCCCGGGCGTGCTGCAGCGGTTCGCCATCTGCTACTTCGTGACCGCGGGCGTGGCGCTGGCTCTCTCGCCGAAGGAGGCGCCGAAGTATCAG aGCAACGTGGGCATCGCGCTCTCCGACATCCTCCAGCTGTTCCCTCAGTGGGTCGTCCACATCCTGATCGTCGTCTGCCACACTCTCATCACCTTCTTCCTGCCCGTGCCCGATTGCCCGAC GGGCTACCTAGGTCCCGGGGGCGTCGCTCTCCTGCAGGACGGAGAACCGAGTCCCCAGTGCATAGGCGGCGCAGCGGGAGAAGTGGACCGCTGGCTTCTGACGGCGTCCCACATCTACCAGAACCCGACGGCGAAGGGAGTCTACTCGTCGGGGGCTTTCGATCCTGAGGGAGTTTTAG gtTCCCTAACCTCAATCTTCCAAGTGTTCCTGGGTGTGCAAGCCGGTATGGTGTTACAGTGCCACAAGACCCACAGAGGACGTATGGTGCGCTGGTTGCTGTGGTCAGCGGTCCTCGGTGCCATTGGGGCGGGGCTGTGCGGTGCCTCCATGAACGATGGTGCCATACCCGTCAATAAGAATCTGTG GTCGCTCTCCTTCGTTATGGTGACGTCATGCTTCGCCTTCTTCCTGCTGGCCGTCTGCTACCTGCTGGTCGACGTCTGGGGCGTGTGGAGTGGCGCGCCGGTCTTCCAAGCAG GCATGAACAGCATTTTCCTGTACGTGGGCCACAACGTCGCTTACAACCTGTTCCCTTGGCACTACAGCATTGGCCACATGAACACTCACCTGGAGCTCCTCGCCGAGACGCTGTGGGGAACGACTCTGTGGGTTCTCATCGGCCTCTATTTACACCACAAGGGCAAGTTCTACACGGTGTAA
- the Hgsnat gene encoding heparan-alpha-glucosaminide N-acetyltransferase isoform X1 has translation MWQRGHTSDSFNIPFIQQHNNLLFGYSNRFSLCAPRAKMGSAFVEDPGVEDFLGFDLTALEVDEAYLSLTSDDPRALSLFTRNGDCYGCPLQRRDIKVTAEGANMTLPTAHAWTFVLSESTEEYLPEINGSVCAFTEANLGEFGVYELALENNKCTFSTLKDPVFEYGAMVIALAVYAGLAILCAIATQVYKRGVQSLFKSGVAEATSQVVLHMGESTESAAPSTPVKTAKKPRLKSLDTVRGISIVVMIFVNYGAGRYWFLEHATWNGLQVADLVFPWFLWIMGVCIPMGLQSALRRNTPKKKTLFRIVKRSLKLFLLGIILNSLGGWVYLDRYRIPGVLQRFAICYFVTAGVALALSPKEAPKYQSNVGIALSDILQLFPQWVVHILIVVCHTLITFFLPVPDCPTGYLGPGGVALLQDGEPSPQCIGGAAGEVDRWLLTASHIYQNPTAKGVYSSGAFDPEGVLGSLTSIFQVFLGVQAGMVLQCHKTHRGRMVRWLLWSAVLGAIGAGLCGASMNDGAIPVNKNLWSLSFVMVTSCFAFFLLAVCYLLVDVWGVWSGAPVFQAGMNSIFLYVGHNVAYNLFPWHYSIGHMNTHLELLAETLWGTTLWVLIGLYLHHKGKFYTV, from the exons ATGTGGCAGCGCGGGCATACCTCAGACAGCTTCAACATACCTTTTATTCAACAACATAATAACCTCCTTTTCGGATATTCAAACAGGTTTTCCCTGTGTGCCC cTCGAGCAAAGATGGGTTCTGCCTTCGTTGAGGACCCCGGCGTGGAGGATTTCCTGGGCTTCGACCTGACCGCCCTCGAGGTCGACGAAGCCTACCTCAGCCTCACGTCAGACGACCCGAGGGCGCTGAGCCTCTTCACGCGCAACGGAGACTGCTACGGG TGCCCGCTACAAAGGCGCGACATAAAGGTGACAGCGGAAGGCGCGAACATGACGCTCCCCACTGCGCATGCGTGGACCTTCGTTCTGAGTGAATCAACTGAAGAATATTTACCAGAAATAAA CGGAAGTGTTTGTGCGTttacggaagctaatcttggcgaGTTTGGTGTTTATGAACTTGCTCTCGAAAATAACAAGTGTACCTTCTCCACGCTCAAGGACCCGGTGTTTGAATATGGAG CCATGGTGATAGCCCTAGCAGTGTACGCGGGCCTGGCCATCCTCTGCGCCATCGCTACACAGGTGTACAAAAGGGGCGTTCAGTCTTTGTTCAAATCGGGGGTGGCGGAGGCGACCAGCCAG GTGGTGCTACATATGGGCGAGTCAACCGAGAGCGCAGCGCCGTCAACGCCAGTCAAGACCGCGAAGAAACCGAGACTCAAGTCACTTGATACCGTGAGAGG gatTAGCATCGTGGTTATGATTTTCGTGAACTACGGCGCCGGCAGATACTGGTTCCTGGAGCACGCCACGTGGAACGGCCTGCAGGTGGCGGACCTCGTGTTTCCTTG GTTCCTCTGGATCATGGGCGTGTGCATTCCCATGGGCCTCCAGTCAGCCCTCCGCCGGAACACGCCCAAGAAAAAGACCCTCTTCAGAATCGTcaag CGCTCCCTGAAGCTGTTCCTCCTGGGCATCATCCTCAACTCCCTGGGCGGGTGGGTGTACCTCGACCGCTACCGCATCCCGGGCGTGCTGCAGCGGTTCGCCATCTGCTACTTCGTGACCGCGGGCGTGGCGCTGGCTCTCTCGCCGAAGGAGGCGCCGAAGTATCAG aGCAACGTGGGCATCGCGCTCTCCGACATCCTCCAGCTGTTCCCTCAGTGGGTCGTCCACATCCTGATCGTCGTCTGCCACACTCTCATCACCTTCTTCCTGCCCGTGCCCGATTGCCCGAC GGGCTACCTAGGTCCCGGGGGCGTCGCTCTCCTGCAGGACGGAGAACCGAGTCCCCAGTGCATAGGCGGCGCAGCGGGAGAAGTGGACCGCTGGCTTCTGACGGCGTCCCACATCTACCAGAACCCGACGGCGAAGGGAGTCTACTCGTCGGGGGCTTTCGATCCTGAGGGAGTTTTAG gtTCCCTAACCTCAATCTTCCAAGTGTTCCTGGGTGTGCAAGCCGGTATGGTGTTACAGTGCCACAAGACCCACAGAGGACGTATGGTGCGCTGGTTGCTGTGGTCAGCGGTCCTCGGTGCCATTGGGGCGGGGCTGTGCGGTGCCTCCATGAACGATGGTGCCATACCCGTCAATAAGAATCTGTG GTCGCTCTCCTTCGTTATGGTGACGTCATGCTTCGCCTTCTTCCTGCTGGCCGTCTGCTACCTGCTGGTCGACGTCTGGGGCGTGTGGAGTGGCGCGCCGGTCTTCCAAGCAG GCATGAACAGCATTTTCCTGTACGTGGGCCACAACGTCGCTTACAACCTGTTCCCTTGGCACTACAGCATTGGCCACATGAACACTCACCTGGAGCTCCTCGCCGAGACGCTGTGGGGAACGACTCTGTGGGTTCTCATCGGCCTCTATTTACACCACAAGGGCAAGTTCTACACGGTGTAA